Part of the Sulfitobacter sp. S190 genome, TACAATCAGCAGCTTAATTATCAGGATCGTGATTTCCTGATCTGCGGGCCGTGCATTGGTCGGCCCGGTTTCCGACTGCAAGACCGCTTTTAGTGTCTCCCTGTCGATCGGGCGGGGCAGGCGTCGTGGGATCCGGACCGAGATGCGAACGTCGGCAAAGGGCGAGGGCAGGGCGCTGTTCCGATCTGCGCGCCAGGCAAAGTACGACTTGAGGGTGACCAGACGCCGCTCGATGGTCGCTGGCTTGGCGTCCAACTCATCGCGCAGATGGCGGTGGTAGGCGAGGATGTCGTCTTTCGACAACGGATCGGTGAGATGACGATCCTTGGTGAAGCGCGCGAAGGTGCGCAGATCCTGGGCATAGGCCCGCAGTGTGTGATGTCCGACGCCGCGTTCATCGCGGCAGGCAGTGACGAAGGCGGTGTGATCGAGATGGGGCATGCTGAACTCCTGGTAAGGTGTTCAGCCAGTTCAACATAGAGGCCGCATCGCATTGAAATCGCCCGAGGAGCGGTAACGATAATGGCCCACATTATCAACCTCTGAGGAGAGAAAGGCGCGGTACCTATGTCTCGCTCGCCTACGGTTTCACCACTTTGCCACCGCCGTCACCCAAGATGAAGTCGATCTCCTCATTAATACCGTCAACGGTGCGCAACCGTTCGATGACGTCCTGCGAGCCAGAGATATAATAGCCGAAGAGAGGGTCCACCTCCAAAACTCCTTCGCGGCCAAGCTTCTCTTTGGTGACGTGTTGTTCCTCTTCGTCCTTGATCAGCTGAATGATCTCATTCCACTCTTCCTCAGTCATGCGCTCGTGTGTGGTTCTCACCAACTCAACAACAACCTTGGAATGGCGCGTCGCGAGTTCCACAAACCGATTAAAACCGCGGCTCTTACTGCGGACAAGAAGAGGCCGCAAATAGCTGGCATAGGCCCTGATGTGCTTGTTCATTGCGCAGAGCGTTCGGCCAGCCTCGTAAAGCATGTCTAGGTAGGTACGCTCTGAGCACCCGTAGAGCAGGACATCCCTTTGAATGTCGTCGAGGAGCTGCTCAGCGACGGACAGCTCACCTCTCTGCCTGAAGAGGCGCGCCAGCAGCACCCGATACCCCAAAGCCTCATGTTGAAATCCGTCGGCGCTTGCTCTGAAGACGGCCGCCATAGTCTCCGACATGGCTTGCGAACTGGTTTTTTCGATATTGGCCAAGGCGCGGATCCGGTTATGGATCAAGTCGGGATCCCACCGTCTGGGGTCTCGCTCCGACTCAAGGATCTCCGAGCTTAGCTCGATCGCCTCAGCAAATTTGCCCTCAAGGCACATAATACGAAGGTTCCGTGTATGAACCCTCTTTTGCAACGCGCTCACCCCCTCCATCGTTGGTTTATTGAGGTGCTTTTGAACAGTCCGCTCGACCGACCGGATTGTCTTTTTAGCGATCTTGAGATCATTGAGTTCCGTCAGCACTAGTGTCCTGTTGAGCTTTTCCTCAAGCGCAGGTTTTGAGTCCTTCGCATGTTCCTTTTCCAACGACTTGAAAAGCTTGTTAGCTCGTTCTAACTCACCGAGATCAAGCAAGGCAAAAGCGCACTCGCGAAGATAGGAGACCCGATACTTCGGATTGAGATTGGGGTGTGGTTTGCCAAGTATTCGGTTTTCGCCCATCAGCTGCAGAAGCTCGGCCGCGTATTCGAACGCGCCGTGGCGCTTTGCGAGGGACCGGCCTTGTTGCGGCAAGTCAGCCACATTGCCAAAGGCTTTGTTTCCGTTGATCTCTCGCTGAAAAATCCTCGAGTAGCAGAAGTTAATCACCTCGGACGGGTCACATCCCAACAAGGAGGGATCGGGTGGTTCCGGGAAAACGTCGTCGGATCCGCGTACAGTCAGGTCTGACACCCCGCTCACGCCATCGACGCAACACACGAGGTGCCGGATACACTCGCCAAGCAGGAAAATCCGCGATCTACCCCAATGCGGCAAATAGGGGAATTCCTGCGCGAGCAGCTCTTTGCTGTCCTGATTTTTCCAGAGATTTCTGGCCACGCGCCAATGCGCGACAGCGCGCTCGAATGGATCGACCCGGCGCCACTCATCCTGCACGATGGATCGTATTCCTAGGCTAAGAGTAAAAATCTTCTTTGCGTTTTCGTCGTCTTGCGGATGCGTGGGGTCCTGCACTTGGTCTGTTATGGGGCAAAGCCGATCTTTGACCTTGTTTTCGAAGGCCTCCCTTGTAAGTTCCGATACCTTATAGCCATCGGTGCCCTTTGGAGCGAAGAACTGACGCAAACTGTCCAATGCGGGCTCTGTAAGCCAATGCTTAGCTGTGCTGCAAAAGCGCAGCGCCCGCAACTCGGGGCTTTGCTTCCCGGCCGCCGCACGAATGATGTATGCGACCAGATCATCATGGAAGAGCTCGATGCTTTTTGGAAGCGGTGCATCTCTACCGCAGAGTGCGTCGAATCCCATGGTTGGGTCGAAATACGCGTAGTTTCCAAAGTTTGAGGCGAAGTAGGCGCGCAGCCGGATCATGCCCGGCCAGACGCTCCGCTCATCACTACGTTTTACCGCCTCGTAGTGCCATCTGCCCCGTTTCAGACGAGAACCGCCCTCCTCCGCACGGGTTTCATCTCGGTGCGCTTTGTAGTGTTCAAAAAGCTCCCGATAGAACTCAAAACCCGTTTGGGACTTGAGCACTTTGTCCAATTGATAAGATCTGTTGTAGGGCGCAACTAGAGCAGTGACTGCCGAAGACCGGCCGACCGTGATCACCGAGGCGCAGGCCTCTTTAGAGTGCATGTCTACCGCGCACTTTAAAACCTGATAGATCAGCAGTTCTTTCTCGTAAGATTCCTTTTGAAAGGGGATGAAGCAGACGTCAGACACTACCAAAAGGATGCGCTCTCTCCGGATCGCGTCTACCAGCGCTTTGGGCGTGCTGGCTCTGTCCCCCCTGACGCCCAGCTCAGCGGCAAGCCGTTTCAGTTGGGCGTCGAATGGCATTCCCAAGTCGGACGGTCGGATTGTGCATATTTTGCTGAACGTTTTCAGAATTTCGTCGTGCTCTCGTAATAGGTGAGCGATGTAGCTTGCACCCGACCACGGCTCGGCGTCCCAGTGGACCACGCCGACATCCGACCGTATCGTCAGCCGCGCGAGCCTTCGCCACGCTCCGCGCTCTCCGCCGGAAAGTACCGGTTCGTGCTCGCTGGCCGAGCCTAGGCTGTGCATTTCGTAGTTTTGCTTGTGGCTAGATTTGAAGAGGCTGTTTCGCTTGTTTAGCAACAGTCCTGGGTCTGTTCCCGCCTCATCCCTAAGCATCTTGCTGTCAATAAGCGTGTCGATTCCGCTTGTGGAGTTGCATGCAAAGAGGTCGGGAAGATCGAAGCTGTTCTGGATGCGCTCCCGTGTCTTGGGGTCTTCAAGAGCGCTTTGGACCCTTCCAGGTTTCGCCTTGCCGTTCAATATCTTTGAGGCGTAGCTACGGGAAATATAATGTGGCTCGTCCTTGTCCTTGTCGGAAAGCGAAAACCCCATATCGCCAAAAAGATCGTCGTGTTGATAGGTGCGAACCTGTTTTTGGAAACGTTTGTGGTTACGCCAAACGTAGGAAAGTATCTCTAGATGGTCCATTCTGCGAACTCGCCTTCCAAACGACTTAAACTGGTCGTTCCTTCAGTCGATGAACGGCAGAGAGGAAACTTTCCCGTGTAAGGTAATAATGTTCGAGGAAAGTCAAAAGTTTCCACAAGAATGTCAAGAAGTTTCCAGTGGGTTTGCGTGGAAACTCGAGTAATTTTGCGTGACTATCGGGGAAATTGAAAGGAATTCTACGACAAAGGTCTGGAAACTAACGCACATTCCAGAATCTTACGTGCGTCTGCGCGGATCTCTAGATGCTGGTAGTAGAGCGGCGGATTTACCAAGCCGCTGCCCAATAAAACCAGCTCTAGGGAGAAGCAAGTGCAAGACTTAACAAAATTTTCCGCTGCGGGAGGATGCTCCTGCAAGCTACCAGCTGACCAGCTTGACGATCTGCTCAACGGGACGAACGCCTTGGCGTTGCTAGCTGACAATGAGTCTGCTGACGACGCGGCGTTCTCCGAACTCGCGAATGGTGACGTGCTTGTCAGCTCGGTCGACTTCCAGAACCCAATCTTGGATGACCCCTACCTTGCGGGAATGATTGGTGGTCTGAACGCGGTGAGCGATATCTTTGCGTGTGGGGTTCAGCCGCAATGGGCGGAAGTAATCCTTGCGTTGCCGCAGATCGACAGGGAGACCAAAGTCGCAATCGGCCGTGAGATGATGCGTGGCCTGATGGAGGCCTGTTCGGGCGTCGGCTGCCAGATAGTTGGTGGGCACACGATAGAGCAGTCCGCACCACTTATTGGTCTTACGGTCCGCGGTACAGCGTGCCCTGAGCAAATCAAGCGCAAGTCTGGTGCGCGACCGGGCGATGTGGTCCTGTTGACAAAACCGGTCGGGAATGGGATCGCGGTTGCCGCGCGCCAGGTTGGTTTCCTAATCGATACTGATTGGAAAGTGGCTCAGGATATGCTCCTGACAGCGAATTCCGTTGGCAAGGACTTCGGCGCGATTGCGGCTGTTTCAAGCCTGACGGACATCACCGGCTTTGGCCTTATCGGCCATAGCTTAGAGGTGGCAATCTCAAGCAATGTGATGATCGAGCTCGACGTCGACGACGTTCCCGCTTTGCCTGGTACGAGGCGCGCGGCGGAAATGGGTTTTGTTCCGCAGCTCGCCGCGTCGACCTGGGAATTCTCGGAGGCGCAAGTCAGCGGCAAAGAGAATCTGAGCGATGGCGAGAAGATGCTTCTTACTGATCCGCAAACTAATGGCGGGTTGCTCGCAACAGTCGCCAAGGATGCGGTCCAGCAAGTCATCGAGGTTGCCTCCCGCAACGGCGTCGAGGCTGTGGCGATCGGCGAGGTTCGCGAACGCGGCGCATATTACTGTAATGTAAGAAAGGGCACGTCATGACACGGACTTCGATCTATTTGGACGCTCAAGCGACTGAAAAGCCCCGCCCTCAGGCTCTGGCCGCGATCACACACCACCTGACGCATGGGTTCGGAAACCCCAGCGCCACAGCCCATGATCGCGGCCGTTCCGCGCTGGCGCGCCTCGAAAACGCCCGCAGCATCGTCGCGAGCCATCTTGGTGCGTGTACCGACGGGGTAATCTTCTGCAGTGGCGCGAGCGAGGCCAACAATCTGTTCCTGAAGTCACTGGTTCAGCCCGGTGGGTCCTTTGTGGCGAGCGCAATCGAGCACAAATCCGTTCTTCAACCCGGAGAGGCCTTCAGTCAAATCGGAACGCGTTTTCTGACCTGTGATGTCGATACTGACGGCCGCGTGGATCTAGATGATCTGCGCAGAAAGCTCATTGGTGCAGATACGGTAGTATCGATTATGCACGCAAATAACGAAACCGGTGTCATTCAACCGATTCGAGACATTGCCGAGGTCTGTCGCGACCACGGTGCCATTCTGCATGTCGATGCGGCGCAGACTGTTGGCAAGATTCCTGTGAGCCTTGAGAAATTAGGAGCGGACGCGTTGACGGTGTCTGGCCACAAATTCGGTGGCCCTGTCGGGTCTGGTGCCCTCATCGTCAAGCCCGACCTGATCCGAAGCCTTGTGCCTCTAATCATCGGCGGTGGGCAGGAAGCCGGCATTCGTGCTGGTACGACCCCAATTGCCCTTATTGCGGGAATGTCCTCCGCGTTGGACGCGGCGATTGCGGAAATGAAAAGTTCGGCCAATCGCATGCTAAGCTACCGCGATACCCTGATGGCGGGAGTACAAGATTTACCTGGCTTCTTCGTAAATGGGACGATGGACGAAAGACTTGCCTGCAATTTCAGTGGTGGATTCGAAGGCGTGGATGCAAACCTGCTAATGCGTCAGGTCCCCACTCTACAGATGTCCGCCGGCTCCGCCTGCACGACCGGTCGGGCATCTTCCCACGTACTGGAGGCAATGGGCGTTTCCGAGGCGCGGCGGCGTGCCAGCCTGCGCTTGAGTATAAGTTGGTCGACATCCAAGGCCGACATCGCAGAAGCGATCCACGTCCTCAGGACGGTTGTGCCACGCCTGAGTGATCGGGCGTCGTCCGCATGACGGTCTTGATCACCAGCGGGTCGGCATACAGCGACATCGATGCTTTCGCCTGCGCGACTGCGCTGGCGGAGGCTCTCCAGCATAAAGGGCAAACTGCTGTTGCGTGGTTGCCGGGCCCGCCAAACCTCACGATCCCGGCTGAATTCCATCACCATCCAGCGTTTGGACTGTCATGCCCTGCAGGTAAATACGATGTAATCTTGGTTGATCTATCAGATCCTGCGCATATCCCCGATGAGCTAGCCGTAGAACAGGTCGTCGCTGTCTTTGACCACCACTTTGGTCATGAAGAGTTTTGGGCCTCATCTGATGCAAAGACCTTCATCGAACCTGTGGGTGCGGCGGCGACGCTCATTTGGGAGGAGATTCTGTCCTTGAAAATTGCCCAATACCTTTCCGCAGTTGTGCTGAAGGCACTTTGT contains:
- a CDS encoding cysteine desulfurase family protein, whose translation is MTRTSIYLDAQATEKPRPQALAAITHHLTHGFGNPSATAHDRGRSALARLENARSIVASHLGACTDGVIFCSGASEANNLFLKSLVQPGGSFVASAIEHKSVLQPGEAFSQIGTRFLTCDVDTDGRVDLDDLRRKLIGADTVVSIMHANNETGVIQPIRDIAEVCRDHGAILHVDAAQTVGKIPVSLEKLGADALTVSGHKFGGPVGSGALIVKPDLIRSLVPLIIGGGQEAGIRAGTTPIALIAGMSSALDAAIAEMKSSANRMLSYRDTLMAGVQDLPGFFVNGTMDERLACNFSGGFEGVDANLLMRQVPTLQMSAGSACTTGRASSHVLEAMGVSEARRRASLRLSISWSTSKADIAEAIHVLRTVVPRLSDRASSA
- the selD gene encoding selenide, water dikinase SelD is translated as MQDLTKFSAAGGCSCKLPADQLDDLLNGTNALALLADNESADDAAFSELANGDVLVSSVDFQNPILDDPYLAGMIGGLNAVSDIFACGVQPQWAEVILALPQIDRETKVAIGREMMRGLMEACSGVGCQIVGGHTIEQSAPLIGLTVRGTACPEQIKRKSGARPGDVVLLTKPVGNGIAVAARQVGFLIDTDWKVAQDMLLTANSVGKDFGAIAAVSSLTDITGFGLIGHSLEVAISSNVMIELDVDDVPALPGTRRAAEMGFVPQLAASTWEFSEAQVSGKENLSDGEKMLLTDPQTNGGLLATVAKDAVQQVIEVASRNGVEAVAIGEVRERGAYYCNVRKGTS